Proteins co-encoded in one Lynx canadensis isolate LIC74 chromosome C1, mLynCan4.pri.v2, whole genome shotgun sequence genomic window:
- the MMEL1 gene encoding membrane metallo-endopeptidase-like 1 — translation MGKPESPVGMVEIAGWSGQKRPGLLEGGLLLLLLLLSVALVALGLLYAARGGGKQPPSFPSRLCFSEDEKTLVKRKPRALQRPQVMGEICTTPGCVIAAARILRNMDPSGEPCDDFYQYACGGWLQHHVIPETNSRYSVFDVLRDELEIILKGVLENSTAKDRPAVQKAKMLYRSCMNESVIEKRDSQPLLNILDLMGGWPVAMDKWNESVGPKWELEQQLALMNAQFNRRVLIDLFIWNDDQNSSRHIIYIDQPTLGMPSREYYFDEGNNHKVRDAYLQFMVSVAAMLRADMNLPENGYLVREDMAQVLELETQLANATAPQEERHDVTTLYHRMGLEELQNKFGLKGFNWTLFIQSVLSSVKIKLLPDEEVVVYGIPYLRNLEDIIDVYSARTMQNYLAWRLVLDRISSLSQRFKDARANYRKVLYGTTVEEVRWRECVGYVNSNMESAVGSLYVREAFPRDSKDAVRELIDKVRAVFVETLDELGWMDEASKKKAQEKAMSIREQIGYPDYILEERNKHLDEEYSNLNFSEDQYFENGLQNLKAGAQRSLKKLREKVDQNLWIIGAAVVNAFYSPNRNQIVFPAGILQPPFFSKEQPQALNFGGIGMVIGHEITHGFDDNGRNFDKNGNMLDWWTNFSAQHFQEQSECMVHQYGNYSWDLADHQNVNGFSTLGENIADNGGVRQAYKAYLKWMADGGKDKQLPGLELTYDQLFFVNYAQVWCGSYRPEFAIQSIKTDVHSPLKYRVLGSLQNLAAFADAFHCAQGTPMHPRERCRVW, via the exons GGAAGCAGCCCCCGTCCTTTCCTAGCCGGCTGTGCTTCTCAGAGGACGAGAAGACCCTTGTAAAACGAAAACCCCGAG CCCTCCAACGGCCCCAGGTGATGGGTGAAATCTGCACCACCCCTGGCTGCGTGATAGCAG CCGCCAGGATCCTCCGGAACATGGACCCGTCCGGGGAACCGTGTGACGACTTCTACCAGTACGCGTGCGGAGGCTGGCTGCAGCATCACGTGATCCCCGAGACCAACTCCCGGTACAGCGTCTTTGACGTCCTTCGAGACGAGCTGGAGATCATCCTCAAAG gAGTGCTGGAGAATTCCACCGCCAAGGACAGGCCAGCTGTGCAGAAAGCCAAGATGCTGTACCGCTCCTGCATGAACGAGA GCGTGATAGAAAAACGAGACTCGCAGCCCCTGCTGAACATCTTGGATCTGATGGGCGGCTGGCCGGTGGCCATGGACAAGTGGAACGAGAGCGTAG GCCCCAAGTGGGAACTGGAGCAACAGCTGGCCCTGATGAACGCGCAGTTCAACAGGCGCGTCCTCATCGACCTGTTCATCTGGAACGACGACCAGAACTCCAGCCGGCACATCATCTAC ATAGACCAGCCCACCTTGGGCATGCCGTCCCGAGAATACTATTTCGACGAAGGCAACAACCACAAG GTGCGGGATGCATACCTGCAGTTCATGGTGTCGGTGGCCGCGATGCTGCGGGCGGACATGAACCTCCCCGAGAACGGCTACCTGGTGCGGGAGGACATGGCGCAGGTGCTGGAGCTCGAGACGCAGCTGGCAAAC GCCACGGCCCCGCAGGAGGAGAGGCATGACGTCACCACTCTGTACCACAGGATGGGCCTGGAGGAGCTCCAGAACAAGTTTGGCCTGAAG GGGTTTAACTGGACCCTCTTCATACAATCTGTGCTGTCCTCTGTCAAAATCAAACTGCTGCCAGATGAGGAAGTCGTGGTGTATGGCATCCCCTACCTCCGGAACCTTGAAGACATCATCGATGTCTACTCAGCCAG GACCATGCAGAACTACCTGGCCTGGCGCCTGGTGCTGGACCGCATTAGTAGCCTGAGCCAGCGATTCAAGGATGCGCGAGCTAACTACCGTAAG GTGCTCTACGGCACGACCGTGGAGGAGGTGCGCTGGCGAGAATGTGTCGGCTACGTCAACAGCAACATGGAGAGCGCCGTGGGCTCCCTCTACGTCAGGGAGGCCTTTCCCAGAGACAGCAAGGATGCG GTCAGAGAGCTCATTGACAAGGTGCGGGCGGTGTTCGTGGAGACCCTGGATGAGCTGGGCTGGATGGACGAGGCATCCAAGAAGAAGGCCCAGGAGAAG GCCATGAGTATCCGGGAGCAGATCGGGTACCCAGACTACATCCTGGAGGAGAGGAACAAGCACCTGGACGAGGAGTATTCCAAC CTGAACTTCTCGGAGGACCAGTACTTTGAAAATGGTCTTCAGAACCTCAAGGCTGGTGCCCAGCGGAGCCTCAAGAAGCTTCGGGAGAAAGTGGACCAGAACCT CTGGATCATCGGGGCGGCCGTGGTTAATGCATTCTACTCCCCAAACCGAAACCAGATAG TATTCCCCGCTGGGATCCTGCAGCCCCCCTTCTTCAGCAAGGAGCAGCCACAGGCCTTGAACTTCGGGGGCATTGGGATGGTGATCGGGCATGAGATCACTCACGGCTTTGACGACAACG GCCGGAACTTCGACAAGAACGGCAACATGCTCGATTGGTGGACCAACTTCTCAGCACAGCACTTCCAGGAGCAGTCAGAGTGCATGGTCCACCAGTACGGGAACTACTCCTGGGACCTGGCCGACCACCAAAAC GTGAACGGGTTCAGCACCCTCGGGGAAAACATCGCTGACAACGGAGGAGTGCGGCAGGCATATAAG GCTTACCTAAAGTGGATGGCAGACGGTGGCAAGGACAAGCAGCTGCCAGGACTGGAACTGACCTACGACCAGCTTTTCTTCGTCAACTATGCCCAG GTGTGGTGCGGGTCTTACCGGCCTGAGTTCGCCATACAGTCTATCAAGACCGACGTCCACAGCCCCCTGAAGTACAG GGTGCTGGGCTCGCTGCAGAACCTGGCGGCTTTCGCGGACGCCTTCCACTGTGCCCAGGGCACCCCCATGCACCCGCGGGAGCGATGCCGCGTCTGGTAG